A single window of Treponema denticola ATCC 35405 DNA harbors:
- a CDS encoding gamma-glutamyl-gamma-aminobutyrate hydrolase family protein, whose translation MKKPLIGITGSCLYETSQSLFAGYERMYTNADYVNSVLAAGGVPLMLPIIDDEDAIQRQLENLSGIIIMGGHDVEPHFFNEEPLSCLGEILPKRDVYELSLIKAAKALKKPVLGICRGMQILNVAFGGSLYQDLSLIKRDIQIQHVQKARPQERTHSIKTEAASIMQKVFGKEDMVNSYHHMAVKDLAKDFKITAYAPDGVVEAIEYTGEGFIMGVQFHPEMMAAVHKASLDLFKEFINRC comes from the coding sequence ATGAAAAAACCGCTTATAGGAATTACAGGCAGCTGCCTCTATGAAACCTCACAAAGTCTTTTTGCAGGTTATGAAAGAATGTACACCAATGCCGACTATGTGAATTCGGTGCTGGCTGCGGGAGGAGTTCCCCTTATGCTCCCTATAATTGATGACGAAGATGCTATTCAAAGACAGCTTGAAAATCTTTCAGGGATTATCATTATGGGCGGGCATGATGTCGAGCCTCATTTTTTTAATGAGGAGCCGCTTTCCTGTCTTGGAGAAATTCTTCCTAAGAGGGATGTTTACGAACTGAGCCTTATCAAAGCAGCTAAGGCTTTAAAAAAGCCTGTTTTGGGGATATGCAGGGGAATGCAGATTTTAAATGTTGCCTTCGGCGGCTCACTTTATCAAGATCTTTCACTCATAAAAAGAGATATTCAAATACAGCATGTTCAAAAAGCCCGCCCGCAGGAACGCACTCATTCTATCAAGACCGAAGCTGCTTCAATTATGCAAAAAGTTTTCGGCAAGGAAGATATGGTTAATTCTTATCATCACATGGCTGTAAAAGACCTTGCAAAGGATTTTAAGATTACGGCTTATGCTCCTGACGGTGTGGTTGAAGCCATAGAATATACGGGAGAAGGTTTTATAATGGGTGTTCAGTTTCATCCTGAAATGATGGCGGCCGTACATAAGGCGTCATTGGATCTGTTTAAAGAATTTATAAATCGTTGTTAG
- a CDS encoding APC family permease — MENKGKLGLLSICLLGVNAIVGTGIFLLPGKAAKLVGVSSIGVILFDAVLVILIALCFAEAGGLFKKNGGPYVYAKEAFGEFVGFEVGFMKWAIMVIAWAAMAVGFPTALGSVFPLAATPFWRSVIAVAILLFLGLMNIAGVRISKIVNNVITIGKLVPLIFFILLGIFFIKGDNFQPMQSVGALTTTSFGAAALLIFYAFTGFESIAVAAEDMDKPEKNVPLAIVLVISGVSVFYILIQVVAIGILGDGLTASEAPVADAAAKFLGPVAKAVVTTGTLVSIGGINVASSFLAPRSAVALADDGFLPKFVTKRNKKDVPYISVILTTALTALVCLTGSFSKLAAISVVSRFAQYIPTCLAILVFRKRGMKGSFRIPGVYVVSFLAVGISLWLLYNSSWDKILFGLGGLVVGAVFYVIMKLTQKKAN; from the coding sequence ATGGAAAATAAAGGTAAATTAGGGCTTTTAAGTATTTGCCTTCTTGGAGTAAATGCCATTGTCGGTACCGGAATATTTTTGCTTCCGGGAAAGGCCGCCAAATTGGTCGGTGTATCGAGTATCGGAGTTATTTTATTCGATGCCGTTTTGGTTATTTTGATTGCACTTTGTTTTGCTGAAGCAGGAGGCTTGTTTAAAAAGAACGGCGGTCCTTATGTTTATGCAAAAGAAGCCTTCGGCGAATTCGTCGGTTTTGAAGTAGGCTTTATGAAATGGGCAATAATGGTTATTGCTTGGGCTGCAATGGCTGTAGGTTTTCCCACAGCGTTAGGAAGTGTATTTCCTTTAGCAGCAACACCTTTTTGGCGAAGCGTTATAGCCGTAGCTATTCTTTTGTTTTTAGGATTGATGAACATTGCTGGAGTACGAATTTCAAAAATCGTAAACAATGTTATTACAATCGGAAAATTGGTGCCCCTTATCTTCTTTATTCTTTTAGGTATCTTTTTTATAAAAGGCGATAATTTTCAACCTATGCAGTCGGTAGGTGCCTTAACTACAACGTCTTTCGGAGCAGCTGCTCTTTTAATCTTTTATGCCTTTACGGGGTTTGAATCTATTGCCGTTGCCGCTGAAGATATGGATAAGCCTGAAAAAAATGTTCCTCTTGCTATTGTTTTGGTAATCAGCGGTGTTTCCGTTTTTTATATACTTATTCAAGTAGTTGCTATAGGTATTTTGGGTGATGGACTTACAGCAAGTGAAGCTCCTGTTGCAGATGCTGCCGCAAAGTTTTTAGGCCCCGTTGCAAAAGCCGTTGTTACAACCGGAACCTTGGTTTCAATAGGCGGAATAAATGTTGCTTCTTCTTTCTTAGCTCCTCGAAGTGCCGTAGCTCTTGCCGACGACGGTTTTTTACCCAAGTTTGTAACTAAAAGAAATAAAAAAGATGTTCCCTACATTTCGGTTATTTTAACAACCGCCTTGACAGCCTTGGTTTGCTTAACGGGCAGTTTTTCAAAACTTGCCGCAATTTCGGTTGTTTCCCGCTTTGCTCAATATATACCGACCTGTCTTGCAATCTTAGTATTCAGAAAACGCGGTATGAAAGGCTCTTTTAGAATTCCCGGTGTTTATGTTGTTTCTTTTTTGGCGGTAGGAATAAGCCTTTGGCTTTTATATAATTCAAGCTGGGACAAGATTTTATTCGGTTTAGGCGGTCTTGTAGTCGGAGCCGTTTTTTACGTTATAATGAAACTTACACAGAAAAAAGCTAACTAA